A region from the Brassica napus cultivar Da-Ae chromosome C8, Da-Ae, whole genome shotgun sequence genome encodes:
- the LOC106427414 gene encoding MACPF domain-containing protein At4g24290, with translation MALRLPASKAAEVAIGSIGCGYDLAIDVRLKYCKGGSKESRLLDIKDGDDSCDIVLPGGISIPNVSKSIKCDKGERMRFSSDVLSFQQMAEQFNQELSLAGKIPSGLFNAMFEFSGCWQKDAAYTKNLAFDGIFISFYTVALDKSHMLLRDHVKQAVPSTWDPAALARFIDTYGTHIIVGVKMGGKDVIYAKQQHSSKLQPEELQKRLKEVADKRFVEATGVQNMASDRMHPSSKVEAKEQRLRFADSSSLGSYANKEDIVFKCKRRGGNDNRNLMHNDWLQTVQTEPDAISMSFIPITSLLNGVPGSGFLSHAINLYLRYKPPITELHQFLEFQLPRQWAPVFSELPLGPQRKQQSCASLQFSFFGPKLYVNTTPVDVGKRPITGMRLYLEGRRSNRLAIHLQHLSSLPKIFHLEDDPNKSMRQASHDRRYYEKVNWKNYSHVCTAPVEADDDLSVVTGAQLHVESHGFKNVLFLRLCFSKVMGATSVKNSEWDEAVGFAPKSGLISTLISHHFTAAAQKPPPRPADVNINSAIYPGGPPVPVQAPKLLKFVDTSEMTRGPQESPGYWVVSGARLLVEKGKISLKVKYSLLTAIMEDEVIEESYGG, from the exons ATGGCACTTCGGCTACCTGCTTCTAAAGCAGCTGAAGTCGCGATAGGATCAATCGGATGCGGTTATGATTTAGCTATCGATGTGCGCTTGAAGTATTGCAAAGGAGGCTCTAAAGAGTCGCGCTTGCTCGACATCAAAGACGGAGACGACAGCTGTGACATTGTTTTACCCGGTGGAATCTCTATCCCCAATGTTTCAAAGTCTATCAAATGCGATAAAGGCGAGCGCATGCGCTTTAGCTCTGATGTTCTTTCTTTCCAACAG ATGGCAGAGCAGTTCAACCAGGAACTATCTTTAGCTGGTAAAATCCCTTCGGGTCTCTTCAATGCGATGTTTGAATTCTCGGGCTGTTGGCAGAAAGATGCAGCCTACACCAAAAACCTTGCTTTTGATGGGATCTTCATCTCTTTTTACACTGTTGCTTTGGACAAATCTCATATGTTACTCCGTGATCATGTCAAGCAGGCCGTCCCATCAACATGGGACCCTGCTGCATTGGCAAG GTTTATAGATACTTATGGGACGCATATAATTGTTGGTGTTAAGATGGGAGGGAAAGATGTGATTTATGCGAAACAGCAACACTCGTCGAAACTTCAACCTGAAGAGCTCCAGAAAAGATTAAAAGAGGTGGCAGATAAGAGGTTTGTGGAAGCTACCGGAGTGCAGAATATGGCTTCAGATAGAATGCATCCAAGTAGTAAGGTGGAAGCAAAGGAGCAACGCCTGAGATTTGCTGATTCCAGTTCGCTCGGCTCTTATGCAAATAAAGAG GACATTGTCTTCAAGTGCAAAAGGCGAGGTGGAAACGATAATAGAAACTTAATGCATAATGATTGGCTGCAAACAGTTCAGACGGAGCCTGATGCTATCTCAATGTCCTTCATTCCAATCACTTCGTTGcttaatggagttccaggaAGTGGATTCTTGAGCCACGCCATCAATCTCTATCTAAGAT ataagCCACCGATTACAGAGCTACATCAGTTTTTAGAGTTTCAGCTACCAAGGCAGTGGGCTCCAGTGTTTAGTGAACTTCCTCTCGGTCCTCAAAGGAAGCAACAAAGCTGTGCGTCTCTGCAGTTCAGTTTCTTCGGACCTAAGCTCTATGTGAATACGACTCCG GTTGATGTTGGTAAGAGACCAATCACTGGCATGCGACTCTACCTAGAAGGCAGAAGAAGCAACCGTTTAGCGATCCATCTCCAACACCTCTCCTCTCTCCCCAAGATATTCCACCTCGAAGACGATCCAAACAAAAGCATGCGACAAGCGTCTCACGATCGCCGCTACTACGAGAAAGTAAACTGGAAGAACTACTCTCACGTCTGCACAGCGCCAGTCGAAGCAGACGACGATCTTTCGGTGGTAACAGGTGCGCAGCTTCACGTGGAGAGCCACGGATTCAAGAACGTGCTCTTCTTGCGCCTTTGTTTCTCAAAAGTCATGGGAGCGACGAGCGTGAAGAACTCAGAATGGGATGAAGCGGTGGGGTTTGCTCCTAAGTCGGGACTCATCTCGACGCTGATAAGCCATCACTTCACTGCGGCGGCGCAGAAGCCGCCCCCGCGGCCTGCAGATGTGAATATAAACTCTGCTATCTATCCCGGTGGACCACCGGTGCCCGTGCAAGCTCCCAAGCTTTTGAAGTTTGTGGATACGAGTGAGATGACGAGAGGGCCGCAGGAGTCGCCGGGGTATTGGGTTGTGTCCGGTGCGAGGTTGTTGGTGGAGAAAGGGAAGATCTCGTTGAAGGTGAAGTATTCGTTGTTGACTGCGATAATGGAAGATGAAGTGATAGAGGAAAGCTATGGAGGGTGA
- the LOC106427393 gene encoding protein DMP3-like, with the protein MSSSLKQRNPTSSQADDTEAEQELSESPPPQLRRQRSTSHQAMSQTLTSAANLANLLPTGTLLAFQLLIPVFTTNGSCEYATRVLTLVLLTLLSISCFLSSFTDSVKAEDGNVYYGFATRKGMWVFDYPDPSGLGLPDLSKYRIRFVDWIHAVLSMLVFGAVAMRDKNAVSCFYPAPEQETKKVLDIVPIGVGVICGLLFLVFPTRRHGFGYPVTGDGGRR; encoded by the coding sequence ATGTCATCGTCCCTGAAGCAGAGAAACCCAACTAGTTCCCAAGCCGATGACACCGAGGCCGAGCAAGAGCTATCCGAGTCTCCACCTCCACAGCTCAGGAGACAACGTTCGACATCTCACCAAGCCATGTCACAGACCCTGACGTCAGCTGCAAACTTAGCCAACCTCCTTCCGACAGGAACCCTCTTAGCTTTCCAGCTACTCATACCTGTCTTCACAACAAACGGCTCATGCGAGTACGCGACTCGCGTCTTAACCTTAGTGCTGCTAACCCTTCTCTCCATCTCATGTTTCCTCAGCTCTTTCACCGACAGCGTCAAGGCTGAAGACGGTAACGTGTACTACGGGTTTGCTACTCGTAAAGGTATGTGGGTTTTTGACTACCCTGACCCGTCCGGTTTGGGTTTGCCCGATCTAAGTAAATACAGGATCCGGTTCGTTGACTGGATCCACGCTGTTTTGTCTATGCTTGTGTTTGGTGCGGTGGCTATGAGGGACAAGAACGCCGTGAGCTGTTTCTACCCGGCGCCGGAGCAAGAAACCAAGAAGGTTTTGGATATTGTTCCGATTGGTGTTGGTGTTATCTGTGGTttgttgtttttggtttttccgACGAGAAGGCATGGTTTCGGATACCCGGTCACCGGAGACGGAGGTCGCCGTTAG